The proteins below are encoded in one region of Thermotoga sp.:
- the rplQ gene encoding 50S ribosomal protein L17: protein MRHRMKRHKLGRYGSHRKSLLRNLSREIIEHGSIVTTTAKAKALKTFMDKLVSKAIEAATTGDKARGVHLRRQINAVLGDRRLTNKLVDEIAKNYAGRRGGYVRVLRIGFRRGDAAEMSLVQLVEASSQED from the coding sequence ATGAGGCATAGGATGAAGAGACACAAGCTAGGAAGGTACGGAAGTCACAGAAAAAGCCTTTTGAGGAATCTCTCAAGAGAGATAATTGAACACGGATCCATCGTGACCACCACAGCCAAAGCGAAAGCATTGAAAACATTCATGGATAAGCTCGTTAGCAAGGCAATAGAAGCTGCCACAACCGGCGATAAAGCAAGAGGCGTTCATCTGAGAAGACAGATCAACGCGGTCCTTGGGGACAGAAGGCTCACAAACAAACTGGTGGACGAAATAGCGAAGAATTATGCTGGAAGGAGAGGCGGTTACGTGAGAGTACTTCGAATAGGTTTCAGGAGAGGAGACGCCGCCGAAATGTCTCTCGTTCAGCTAGTGGAGGCATCCAGTCAGGAGGACTGA